A window of the Chiloscyllium plagiosum isolate BGI_BamShark_2017 chromosome 13, ASM401019v2, whole genome shotgun sequence genome harbors these coding sequences:
- the serpini1 gene encoding neuroserpin, with the protein MASLLGFLTVSIVKYVMVDAGIRDGITADFSVKMYHYLRSLEKDGNIFYSPFSIANALGMVELGAGSTTLEQIQHVMGYHYLQKGAEFDLLRDLSQSMKADSQQYVMKLVNSLFVEKGFQLSDQFLQMLKKYFGASVESIDFSQPSFVADHINEWVQNQTNNKIPNLLSPKDLDALTRLVLVNAIYFKGNWKSEFRGENTRTFQFTKDDESEIQIAMMYQQGDFNYGEFSDGSNEAGGVYQVLEMPYIGDEMSMMIVLPRQEVQLATLEPLIKTQLINEWASSVKKQKVEVYLPRFKMTQNIDLKEVLAGLGISEMFGVEADLSAMTEKKDLHISKAIHTSFIEVTEEGSEAAAASEMIAVSRMMVLTPQIIADHPFFFLIRNQRTGTILFMGRVMHPENIHPNEHDFEAL; encoded by the exons ATGGCATCTTTGCTGGGATTCCTGACCGTGTCGATTGTGAAGTATGTTATGGTCGACGCAGGCATCAGGGATGGTATCACTGCTGACTTTTCTGTGAAAATGTACCATTATTTGCGGTCACTGGAAAAAGATGGAAACATTTTTTACTCCCCGTTTAGTATTGCTAATGCCTTAGGAATGGTTGAGCTTGGTGCTGGGAGTACAACTCTTGAGCAAATTCAACACGTCATGGGCTACCATTACTTGCAAAAAG GTGCGGAATTTGACTTGTTGCGGGATCTGTCTCAGTCCATGAAAGCAGACAGCCAGCAGTATGTAATGAAGCTTGTCAACTCGTTGTTTGTGGAGAAAGGATTCCAACTGAGTGACCAGTTCCTTCAAATgcttaaaaaatattttggtgcCAGTGTTGAAAGTATTGACTTCAGCCAACCTTCTTTTGTGGCTGACCACATCAATGAGTGGGTGCAGAATCAAACAAATA ATAAGATACCAAATCTTTTATCGCCAAAGGACTTGGATGCTTTAACTCGTCTAGTTCTTGTTAATGCAATTTACTTTAAAGGAAACTGGAAGTCTGAATTCAGAGGAGAGAATACGCGCACATTTCAGTTTACCAAAGATGATGAAAGCGAAATCCAGATAGCTATGATGTACCAACAAGGCGATTTCAATTATG gtGAATTCAGTGATGGCTCAAATGAGGCAGGAGGAGTGTACCAAGTTTTAGAAATGCCTTACATTGGTGACGAGATGAGTATGATGATTGTTCTTCCAAGACAAGAAGTACAGCTGGCTACCTTGGAACCACTTATCAAAACCCAACTAATTAACGAATGGGCAAGCTCAGTAAAGAAGCAGAAGGTTGAAGTAtatttgccaag ATTCAAAATGACACAGAATATTGATTTGAAGGAAGTTCTCGCAGGCCTGGGGATCTCTGAAATGTTTGGTGTTGAGGCTGACCTCTCAGCAATGACTG AAAAGAAGGACTTGCATATTTCCAAAGCTATTCATACATCTTTTATTGAGGTGACTGAAGAAGGTTCCGAAGCAGCTGCAGCCTCAG AAATGATTGCTGTTAGCAGAATGATGGTCCTTACTCctcagatcattgctgatcatccatTTTTCTTTCTGATCAGAAATCAAAGGACAG